TGACCTGTTTCAACCGACCGTTTGACTTATATAAATCGAGCGGTCAATTCAACGTAAACGACTGTATGTTTACACTAAAACGACCGCTCCTTATTAAGAAAAGAAGCGGTCGTTTTCATTTAAAAGAGCAGTCATTTTACATCCGCATGTTCATGCATGAAAACGTATCCGTCCGGTTCCCCCAAATAACGTACGATAAGCCTGACTTCCCGCGCACTGAACATTTTCATTTTCGGATGAAAATCTCCTGCCATAAGTTCCTCCATTAAGGGCATACAATTACGCATCCAACGACGGAGCTTTGCTACAGATACGGGATTACTCAAATTCGGGAAATACATTCTCGCCAACTCAATCTTATCATAGCATCTCACATAAAATTTTACTTCTTCCATTTTATCCTACTTATTCTGTTATTAATGATATAAAGATAGTGTTTTTTACATACCTCAGCAAGTATTTAGTCAAATAAAATAACCACCGTTCAATAACGTTCACTGACGTTCATCACCCATTCTCAATATGGTATCTTTGCGGTGTAATCGATTACAGAGATATGATTTAAGAATTAAGAATCAATTAAAAAAGAAAGATTTATGGCACAGAAGTATGTCGTGGTAGAACGTAAAAATCCGTTAAAGCCACAAGAGCCGGCCAAGTTTTATGCAATGGCTCGTAGCAATCGCAGAGTGGATACAGACGAAGTTATCAGTCGTGTATCAGAGCGTTCCTCTTATTCTATCGGTGAGTTGAAAGGATGTATTACTGAGTTTCTGTTGGAAATGAAGAATCAGTTGTCATTGGGTAATATCGTCCTGCTTGGCGATATGGGGAGTTTCCGTGTAACGATTGTTACTGGTAATGCCAGCGAAACGGCAGAGAAATTCAAGGCGGCCACCTGTATCAAAATTTCCCGTGTCCGTTTTCATCCGGGAAGCATGCTTCTGGACATGTGTAAGGCAATGAAATATACACAAGTAAAGAAAGGTGAAGGAAGTGAAGGTGACGACGTTGTAGTACCTGATCCGGATGAAGACAAAGGACAAACACCGGACCCGAGCATATAAAATAACACGGTATTTATGCTTCACAGAGTTGCCGGTTTAATGCTGGCAACTCACAAGTCAACTCTATTTTTATAATCTCATTTTTATTTTCAATTATTTAAAATCAAAAGTCATGAAAAAATCAGTTTGGAAACAAATTTTACAAATCTTTATCACGGTAGCCACTTCAATCATCTCTGCCTTGGGGGTAACCTCTGGTGTAGCCCATATCTAAACGAACGAATAAGATGAAAGAGTTAAAAGAATTTTCTTCAGAAGAAGAATATGTGCCACGAAGCATTCAATATATTGTAGTACATTGCAGCGCTACGCGTGCCAACATCCCCTTTACAGAAGAACAATTACTCAAATGCCATTTGCAACGTGGTTTCAAATGCATCGGATATCATTTTTATATCACCAGGGACGGAGAACTTCATCACTGCCGTCCGGTATCAGAGCCGGGTGCGCATGTGCGAGGCTTTAACCGGCACAGCATAGGCATTTGCTATGAAGGCGGACTGGATGAAAATGGATACCCGGCAGACACTAGGACCCAGGCGCAGCGTTTTACACTACTCGATCTGTTAACTATACTCAGGCATCAGTATCCGAAAGCACAAATCCTGGGGCATTATCAACTTAGTGCTTCGATTCATAAAGCCTGTCCTTGTTTTGACTGTCGAAAAGAATATGCAGAATTATAAAAAATATCAACGATCTTCACAGACAGTCGATATAGTGGAAAATTTGCATCAGTCATTATCCTGATGCGAGGGTGTGGTCAAGAAATATATCACTATATAGTTTCCTAACCAGCATAGCTTCAAATATCTAAACAGCTACGGGAAATAGTACTTCACTGCCTCCCATAGCTGTTTTATCTTTATTTTTCCTGCCCATAACCATAGCCATACCCATACCGTTTGCCATAGCCGTAATGTTTGCTATACTTACCATAGCCATAATAATAGCCATATTTTCTTTTCTTCAGGTCTACTCCATTAATAATAGTACAAAGATTAGGCAACTTCTGTTCATGAGACAACTCATTGATCAATGTATATTCCGCTTTATGAGTATAGTCGGCACGACATACGTATACCGACAAATCAGCCACACGCCCTATCAATAAAGTATCGGTAACCATACCGACAGGAGCTGTATCCAGAATTACATAATCAAAATTGTTCTTGAGCATATCAATAGCTTTATCCAAGCCATCACGAGCCAACAATTCCGTCGGATTAGGAGGAACGGTTCCGCCCGGAAGAATAAACAGGTTCTTATTCACATCGGACGGTTGCACAAGACTCATCAGATCCATTTCCGGATTGGACAGATATTGAGTTATACCTTTCTCCTTGCTCGAAAGACTAAAAACCTTGTTCAATCCCGGCTTACGGATATCAAGACCTACAATCACAACTTTCTTCCCCAAAAGAGACAGGCTGATAGCCAGATTAGCCGAAGTGAAAGATTTACCTTCACCGCTGACCGTTGAAGTCACAAGGATTACTTTCCTGTCATTCTGAAGCATAAACTGGATATTCGTCCGGATGTTACGGAAAGTTTCGCTCATCAGGTTATTCTGGTTCTCGAATACGGCGATAGAACCGTCTTTGGCGTTCTTCTCATTAGTCAATGGGATATCACCCACAATCGGAACACTCGTCAGTTTCTCCACATCCGCATGGCCTTCGACCCTGAACTTCGTCAGGTCAATCAGGAAGATAACGGCAACAGGGATCACAAATCCCAAGACCAATGCAACCAAATAAATAATACCGCGCTTGGGAAATACCGGAATATCATCAGCGATTGCTTCATCTATTATCTTCGCATTATTGGCAGTGGCAGCCAGCATGATGGCATTCTCTTCACGCTTCTGCAACAACATCAAGTACAATCCGGCCTTTATTTCCTGCTGACGGGCTATACTCACATACCGGCGTTCCTGCCCCGGAGCGTCACTGATACGACGCATATAGCGTTTGGCTTCGCGGTCCAGATCAGCTTTGGTTATAAACAGCCCTTGGAGCGTGCCTTCAATGGTAGCCTGCACATTCGCCTTCGTCGCACGGATACTGGTATCCAAATTGACGATAGCCGGATTGCTCTCCGTAGAAGTGCGGAGCAGACGCTTACGTTCAATGAGCATCTCATTATAACGGTCGATCTGCGTGGCAAGGGCCGCGTCCTTCAAGCCGACATTGCTCGGTAACACTTCATATTCACTATGACTTAAATACCTCTTCAAATCCTCCACCAGGCTGATCTGAGTACGGTTTTCCACCTGCTTCTTCTCATATTCGGCATTACCGGATAAAGCGATTTGCGCGTCACTGCTCAAATCCGTTATTCCCGCGTCACGCTTGAAAGTTTCCAGGTCAGCTTCCGTGCTCCCCAGTTCCTTTGAGATAATGCCAATGCGTTCATCGATAAACTCCGCCGTTTTCTGCGCAATCTCATTCTTGTCATTATTCGTGTTGCGATTATACATCTCCAGCAACTGATTGATAAAATCCTGTCCGCGACGCAAGCTGGAATTCTTCAAGGAAACCGTTACCACAGAAGTCGTTTGCGAGGTAGGTACGATAACTAAATTTCCACAATATCCTCTTGCCACATTCATGGGACAGCTAATGGTAGCTGTGATATGCCGTGCGCCCTGAACTGAAGAAGCCCCCTCCACAGGGATAGAATCAGTAGCCTGAAAGAAAGAAATCGTTCCCCGGTCAGTAGGAAGAATGGCAGGCAACTTTTCGAAATGTTTCTGAATTTCCCTATCATCCATTTTCACGTTCACATCCAAACTGCCCTGTGGCTGTACCACCATTTCAACAACAATGTCTTTTTTCAGCTTTTCCGCTTCTTGCGGAGTCATGTTTACCTGCACCGGAGAAGTCTTGTACAACTCTTTCGAAGGGATGAGATCTTCATCCTTATAAGTCACATAGAGATTCAGATAATTGACAACTTCTTTTACAAGCGTCTTGGAACGCAGCACCTCTATTTCGTTATCTATACTTTGCGAAGAAGTGATTAATCCGCTAAGGCCCAGTTCATCCAAACCGCCCACATTATTTGAGGCTCCTCCTTTCTTATCATCCTTTATCAGAACCGTAGCCGAAATGTTATATACAGGAGTAGCAACATACAAATAAACATAGGCGGCAATCAAACAAGCCACCACCGTTCCTACGAACCAAGGCCAGTGGATCAGGCATTTGAAAAGCAGTTCCTTAATATCTATTTCCATATCCTCCGCTTCGCGCAATTTCTCGTTTGGTAGTTCCTCTTTCATTGTTCCGGTATTATCTTAAAATGTTATACAATAGACTGGCAATGGAAATCAGGATAGAAGTGGCGGAGAACCACAGGCTGGTACTGCTTCCGATGTCCGAATTACGGGCCTTGGCCTTGTTGGGAGTGACATAAATAATATCATTCTGTTGTAACCAGTAGTAAGGTGAAAGAATCGTCTCTGCCTTGTTCAAATCCAAGGTTACAATCTCCTGTCTGCCGTTAGCGTCCTCCCTTATTAATTTAATGTCATCACGCAGTCCATATACGGTCATATCTCCTGCCATGGCCAATGCTTCCAATAAGTTTACTTTCTCATTCGAGATAGTAAAAGTGCCGGGACGGGCAACTTCGCCGATCACTGAAATCTTATAATTCACCATGCGGACAGTCACAATAGGAATTTCCTTTATATAAGGCTTCAACTTTTCTACAATCATTTGTTCCGTTGCCTTCTTTGTCAACCCTCCCACATGGAGTTCACCCAATACCGGGAAGTTTATCTTTCCTTCATTATCCACCAGATATTGCTGCAGAACCGGCTGAGCGGTTGTATAGTTCGAAGCAACATTACCCTGTGTAGCAACTGTCAGATTGAAAGGAGCTGCCAATTCAGGACTGGTACATGACACCACAATGGTCAACAAGTCTTTAGGCATTATCTTCGCATCATACAGCTGTTCGTTCTGAACTCCATGCGATACGGCCTCTGCATCCTGCAGATAGGGGACTTTTTTATAAGACTGACAGCCAGTCATCACAAAAGCCAGCAATACAATTAAAAAGAATTTATTCATCTTATTTTTACTATTATTTATTAGAATTTCTTACCGAAAACAATACAGATAAAGGTCTTTATTAATATTTTAAAATCAAACCACCAGGAGCGATGTTGCAGATAAAACAAGTCATAACGTAAGCGACGTAACATCTTTTCTATCGTATCTGTATAACCGTTATAAAGCGTTGCATACGAAGTTACCCCGGGACGAATCTGATATAAAAAGCGGTAACGCGGATCATGTTCCATTATTTGGTCAATATAAAATTTACGTTCCGGACGGGGGCCTATAAAAGCCATATCACCACAGAAGACATTCCAAAGTTGCGGTAACTCATCCAAATGGTGTTCGCGTAAAAATTTACCCACTTTAGTTAACCTGGGATCTCTTCCGCCTTTATATAACTGAGGTCCCATAGATTCAGCATCCAGTCGCATACTGCGAAACTTATAAATATAAAACGGGCGGCCAAAACGACCGACACGCTCCTGTTTGAAGATAGCCGGGCCGCCATCCTCACGCTTCACCACCAGATAACAGATTAA
The nucleotide sequence above comes from Bacteroides caccae. Encoded proteins:
- a CDS encoding N-acetylmuramoyl-L-alanine amidase: MKELKEFSSEEEYVPRSIQYIVVHCSATRANIPFTEEQLLKCHLQRGFKCIGYHFYITRDGELHHCRPVSEPGAHVRGFNRHSIGICYEGGLDENGYPADTRTQAQRFTLLDLLTILRHQYPKAQILGHYQLSASIHKACPCFDCRKEYAEL
- a CDS encoding HU family DNA-binding protein; the protein is MAQKYVVVERKNPLKPQEPAKFYAMARSNRRVDTDEVISRVSERSSYSIGELKGCITEFLLEMKNQLSLGNIVLLGDMGSFRVTIVTGNASETAEKFKAATCIKISRVRFHPGSMLLDMCKAMKYTQVKKGEGSEGDDVVVPDPDEDKGQTPDPSI
- a CDS encoding GumC family protein, translated to MKEELPNEKLREAEDMEIDIKELLFKCLIHWPWFVGTVVACLIAAYVYLYVATPVYNISATVLIKDDKKGGASNNVGGLDELGLSGLITSSQSIDNEIEVLRSKTLVKEVVNYLNLYVTYKDEDLIPSKELYKTSPVQVNMTPQEAEKLKKDIVVEMVVQPQGSLDVNVKMDDREIQKHFEKLPAILPTDRGTISFFQATDSIPVEGASSVQGARHITATISCPMNVARGYCGNLVIVPTSQTTSVVTVSLKNSSLRRGQDFINQLLEMYNRNTNNDKNEIAQKTAEFIDERIGIISKELGSTEADLETFKRDAGITDLSSDAQIALSGNAEYEKKQVENRTQISLVEDLKRYLSHSEYEVLPSNVGLKDAALATQIDRYNEMLIERKRLLRTSTESNPAIVNLDTSIRATKANVQATIEGTLQGLFITKADLDREAKRYMRRISDAPGQERRYVSIARQQEIKAGLYLMLLQKREENAIMLAATANNAKIIDEAIADDIPVFPKRGIIYLVALVLGFVIPVAVIFLIDLTKFRVEGHADVEKLTSVPIVGDIPLTNEKNAKDGSIAVFENQNNLMSETFRNIRTNIQFMLQNDRKVILVTSTVSGEGKSFTSANLAISLSLLGKKVVIVGLDIRKPGLNKVFSLSSKEKGITQYLSNPEMDLMSLVQPSDVNKNLFILPGGTVPPNPTELLARDGLDKAIDMLKNNFDYVILDTAPVGMVTDTLLIGRVADLSVYVCRADYTHKAEYTLINELSHEQKLPNLCTIINGVDLKKRKYGYYYGYGKYSKHYGYGKRYGYGYGYGQEK
- a CDS encoding DUF4248 domain-containing protein encodes the protein MEEVKFYVRCYDKIELARMYFPNLSNPVSVAKLRRWMRNCMPLMEELMAGDFHPKMKMFSAREVRLIVRYLGEPDGYVFMHEHADVK
- a CDS encoding polysaccharide biosynthesis/export family protein — protein: MNKFFLIVLLAFVMTGCQSYKKVPYLQDAEAVSHGVQNEQLYDAKIMPKDLLTIVVSCTSPELAAPFNLTVATQGNVASNYTTAQPVLQQYLVDNEGKINFPVLGELHVGGLTKKATEQMIVEKLKPYIKEIPIVTVRMVNYKISVIGEVARPGTFTISNEKVNLLEALAMAGDMTVYGLRDDIKLIREDANGRQEIVTLDLNKAETILSPYYWLQQNDIIYVTPNKAKARNSDIGSSTSLWFSATSILISIASLLYNILR
- a CDS encoding smalltalk protein, whose product is MKKSVWKQILQIFITVATSIISALGVTSGVAHI
- a CDS encoding sugar transferase, which encodes MGYSEDFIPDGMNAFERNVKRIGDCIIAGVLLLIFSPLFLICYLVVKREDGGPAIFKQERVGRFGRPFYIYKFRSMRLDAESMGPQLYKGGRDPRLTKVGKFLREHHLDELPQLWNVFCGDMAFIGPRPERKFYIDQIMEHDPRYRFLYQIRPGVTSYATLYNGYTDTIEKMLRRLRYDLFYLQHRSWWFDFKILIKTFICIVFGKKF